A single region of the Brassica rapa cultivar Chiifu-401-42 chromosome A03, CAAS_Brap_v3.01, whole genome shotgun sequence genome encodes:
- the LOC103859509 gene encoding vacuolar cation/proton exchanger 2 — protein MSHCKVPALIEAQVEMGSVNELEHKSLFRREEDDSTQAKAASLMEQGSLSPSFHEHATKSPKNSVIKSIKIVILSNKLNLLLPFGPLAILVHYMVDSKGWVFLLSLIGITPLAERLGYATEQLAFYTGPTVGGLLNATFGNVTELIISIFALKNGMIRVVQQTLLGSILSNMLLVLGCAFFCGGLVFHQKDQVFDKGIAVVNSGLLLMAVMGILFPAVLYYTHSEVHTGSSELALSRFSSCIMLIAYAAYLFFQLKSQSSSYSRLEEEANQNEEASGEDEDPEISKWEAIIWLSILTAWVSLLSGYLVDAIEGASVSWNIPIAFISVILLPIVGNAAEHAGAIMFAMKDKLDLSLGVAIGSSIQISMFVVPFCVVIGWMMGEQMDLNFQLFETAMLFITVIVVAFFLQEGTSNYFKGLMLILCYLIVAASFFVHEDPHQDGI, from the exons ATGAGTCATTGTAAAGTGCCGGCTCTTATCGAAGCACAAGTTGAA ATGGGATCGGTTAATGAACTTGAGCACAAAAGCCTATTTAGACGAGAAGAAGACGATTCCACACAAGCTAAAGCAGCTTCTCTGATGGAGCAAGGCTCACTTTCTCCAAGTTTCCACGAACACGCGACTAAATCGCCAAAGAACAGCGTTATAAAGAGCATCAAGATCGTTATTTTATCTAATAAACTCAACCTGTTGTTACCTTTCGGTCCTCTAGCAATCTTGGTCCACTACATGGTAGATAGTAAG GGGTGGGTGTTCTTGCTGAGCTTAATAGGCATTACACCATTGGCTGAACGTCTAGGATACGCCACAGA GCAACTGGCTTTTTACACTGGTCCTACAGTTGGAGGCCTTCTAAATGCTACATTTGGGAATGTGACTGAGCTGATCATATCGATTTTCGCTTTGAAGAATGGAATGATACGTGTGGTTCAGCAGACGTTGCTAGGATCCATTTTGTCTAACATGCTGCTTGTACTCGGCTGCGCTTTCTTCTGCGGTGGGCTAGTGTTTCACCAGAAAGACCAAGTCTTTGACAAA GGAATTGCAGTTGTGAACTCAGGATTGCTTTTGATGGCTGTGATGGGGATACTCTTCCCTGCTGTTCTTTACTACACGCATAGTGAGGTTCATACCGGATCATCGGAGCTGGCACTGTCAAGGTTCAGCAGCTGTATAATGCTTATAGCCTATGCTGCTTACCTCTTCTTCCAGTTGAAGAGCCAGTCTAGTTCTTATAGCCGTCTTGAAGAG GAAGCAAATCAGAACGAAGAAGCTTCTGGTGAAGATGAAGATCCTGAGATCTCCAAGTGGGAAGCTATCATATGGCTCTCAATCTTGACTGCTTGggtctctcttctctctggctATCTTGTTGATGCCATAGAG GGTGCATCGGTTTCTTGGAACATACCGATAGCTTTCATCAGTGTCATTTTACTTCCTATCGTTGGGAATGCAGCGGAGCATGCAGGAGCTATTATGTTTGCTATGAAAGATAAACTG GATCTGTCATTAGGGGTAGCTATTGGTTCCTCTATCCAGATCTCCATGTTCGTG GTACCGTTCTGTGTGGTGATTGGATGGATGATGGGTGAACAGATGGACCTCAATTTCCAGCTTTTTGAGACGGCGATGCTGTTCATAACCGTTATAGTTGTAGCTTTTTTCCTCCAG GAAGGGACATCGAATTACTTCAAAGGATTGATGCTCATTCTTTGTTACTTGATAGTTGCTGCCAGTTTCTTTGTACACGAAGATCCTCATCAAG ATGGTATATAA
- the LOC103859511 gene encoding uncharacterized WD repeat-containing protein C2A9.03, giving the protein MSNYQGDAPAEYIEDVDDEMEDVGDDMDEEFRADDDDDLAASDSDVEEFDYSNNKIADTSAEQARKGKDIQGIPWDRLSISREKYRQTRLEQYKNYENVPNSGESSEKVCKVTQKGGQFYDFWRNSRSIKSTILHFQLRNLVWATSKHDVYLMSNFLLTHYSSLTSGKKEVLNVRGHVAPSEKHPGSLLEGFTQTQVSTLAVKDDFLVAGGFQGELICKHLDRPGVSFCSRTTYDDNAITNAIEIYNKPSGALHFTASNNDCGVRDFDMERYQLVKHFRFPWPVNHASLSPNGKLLAIVGDNPEGLIVDPNTGKTLETLSGHVDYSFASAWHPDGFTFSTGNQDKTCRVWDIRNLSQSVAVLKGNLGAIRSIRYTSDGKYMAMAEPADFVHVYDVAKGYETEQEIDFFGEISGISFSPDTEALFIGVWDRTYGSLLEYHRRRNYSYLDSFL; this is encoded by the exons ATGTCTAATTACCAAGGAGATGCTCCGGCTGAGTACATTGAAGACGTGGATGATGAGATGGAAGATGTGGGGGATGATATGGATGAGGAGTTCCGtgccgatgatgatgatgatctcgCTGCTTCTGATTCTGATGTCGAGGAGTTTGACTACTCT aataaTAAAATAGCTGATACCTCGGCGGAACAAGCTCGGAAAGGGAAAGATATTCAGGGGATTCCTTGGGACAGGCTTAGTATTTCTAGAGAGAAATACAGACAAACTAGACTAGAACAGTATAAGAATTATGAAAATGTCCCTAACTCCGGGGAATCGTCTGAAAAA GTTTGCAAGGTCACACAGAAAGGGGGACAGTTCTACGACTTTTGGCGGAATTCAAGATCTATTAAATCCACCATACTTCATTTCCAG TTGAGGAATCTGGTGTGGGCAACTTCCAAGCACGACGTGTATCTGATGTCCAATTTCCTGCTGACACATTATTCTTCTCTAACGTCCGGAAAGAAGGAAGTTCTCAATGTTCGCGGTCATGTTGCACCATCTGAG AAACATCCTGGGAGTTTGCTGGAAGGTTTTACGCAGACTCAAGTGAGCACACTTGCAGTAAAAGACGACTTTCTAGTTGCTGGTGGATTTCAAGGAGAACTTATTTGCAAG CATCTTGATAGACCTGGCGTCAGTTTTTGCTCCCGTACCACTTATGATGATAATGCTATTACCAATGCTATTGAGATCTACAACAAACCCAG TGGGGCCCTTCATTTTACTGCCTCGAATAATGACTGTGGAGTTAGAGATTTCGACATGGAGAGATACCAGCTTGTTAAGCATTTTCGTTTTCCTTGGCCAGTGAAT CACGCATCCCTGAGTCCTAACGGCAAATTACTGGCTATTGTTGGGGACAATCCAGAGGGCCTTATAGTAGACCCCAACACGGGAAAG ACGCTGGAAACACTATCAGGACATGTGGACTATTCCTTTGCCTCGGCGTGGCATCCTGATGGATTCACTTTCTCAACTGGAAACCAGGACAAGACCTGCCGTGTATGGGACATCCGTAACCTATCTCAATCCGTCGCTGTCTTGAAGGGTAACCTTGGAGCAATCCGGTCAATCCGCTACACATCCGATGGGAAATACATGGCCATGGCTGAACCAGCCGACTTTGTCCATGTCTATGACGTCGCAAAGGGTTATGAAACAGAGCAGGAAATCGACTTCTTTGGGGAGATCTCTGGAATATCGTTCAGCCCGGACACAGAGGCGCTCTTCATTGGAGTATGGGACCGCACTTACGGCAGCCTCCTTGAGTATCATCGGCGCAGGAACTATTCCTATCTTGATTCGTTTCTTTAA
- the LOC103859512 gene encoding WPP domain-interacting protein 3, with protein MTIDAPNSLASSVNSQREAFFVQSGMNHSVPESVEGVGSPQRSNSVDSLKAETPTRKGFGLKKWRRIKRDGPVKDEATTTPADDEGSKLLKRGLTGLVNPPLKHVDLSSVEARQSSEGSVGSVNMAVHHHHLIQGVANGFSTDPGVMFSVGFEKSEEGSDNSVAAKNVVGGKVVSGSQGKIWRDTIKNASQKPCSSVESDLRSSDFVFSSGAVSAANNHGGNDERKEVQTYSRSQNGEQDEDGDGECKEENHYWADKDQIADSIRNLAALHDALWKELKSFQELGKESLPLPSDKPKNENCREEKSSSSESQVLILKQKVKHLQHKLEEARADLNEKEARIQELEYSKIEAELEGVFRRRMEAEIKHLVLTRSLSSSLQVLEEQPSKVHSLTEDPEPNRGNLLGKTCKSSFYFLIQLILLVFILRLLVLQCSPASRLVIPPT; from the exons ATGACCATTGATGCTCCAAACTCTTTAGCTTCTTCTGTCAACTCTCAAAGGGAAGCCTTCTTTGTTCAAAGTG GAATGAATCATTCAGTCCCTGAATCTGTGGAAGGTGTTGGATCACCTCAACGATCCAACAGCGTTGATAGTTTAAAGGCTGAAACACCGACGAGAAAAGGATTCGGTTTGAAGAAATGGAGAAGGATCAAAAGAGATGGTCCTGTGAAGGACGAGGCTACTACTACACCTGCTGATGATGAAGGTAGTAAATTGCTGAAGCGTGGGTTGACTGGTCTGGTGAATCCTCCTTTGAAACATGTGGACTTGTCTTCTGTTGAAGCGAGGCAGAGTAGTGAAGGCTCTGTTGGATCTGTGAATATGGCtgtgcatcatcatcatcttattCAAGGTGTGGCAAATGGGTTTAGTACCGATCCGGGTGTTATGTTTAGTGTAGGTTTTGAGAAGAGTGAAGAGGGTAGTGATAACTCCGTAGCTGCAAAGAATGTTGTAGGAGGGAAGGTTGTTTCAGGTAGCCAAGGAAAGATCTGGAGGGATACTATTAAGAATGCAAGCCAAAAGCCTTGTTCAAGCGTGGAGTCTGACTTGAGGAGTAGTGATTTTGTGTTCTCGAGTGGTGCAGTTTCTGCTGCGAATAACCACGGAGGGAATGATGAGAGGAAGGAAGTCCAAACATATAGCAGAAGCCAAAACGGGGAACAAGATGAAGATGGAGATGGTGAGTGTAAGGAGGAAAACCATTACTGGGCAGACAAGGATCAAATTGCAGATTCTATAAGAAACCTTGCAGCTTTGCATGATGCTCTTTGGAAAG AGCTTAAAAGTTTCCAGGAGCTTGGTAAGGAATCTCTACCATTACCTTCGGACAagccaaaaaatgaaaattgtaGAGAAGAGAAGTCATCATCCTCAGAATCACAGGTACTGATCTTGAAGCAGAAGGTAAAACATCTCCAACACAAACTCGAGGAAGCCAGAGCTGATCTCAACGAAAAGGAAGCGAGGATCCAAGAACTTGAATACTCAAAGATTGAAGCTGAACTTGAAGGCGTTTTCCGGAGAAGGATGGAAGCTGAAATTAAGCACTTGGTGCTCACAAGATCTCTGAGTTCATCACTACAAGTACTCGAAGAACAACCGAGCAAGGTGCATTCTCTGACAGAAGATCCTGAACCAAACCGTGGAAACCTCTTGGGGAAAACATGCAAGTCAAGTTTCTATTTCTTGATACAGTTGATCTTGCTCGTCTTCATACTTCGGTTACTGGTCCTCCAATGCTCTCCTGCTTCACGTTTAGTTATACCACCAACTTGA
- the LOC103859510 gene encoding proteasome activator subunit 4, with amino-acid sequence MHLFNGWLPPPVAEETKKEKESFARVVRCVKELHRPDDPESVYATLKWISVIELYVRAKSDLAVEDVTELVEIGLQIFHSSQDKLYAQVRWGNVLVRLMNKYRKKLSLKVEWRPLYDTLIHAHFSRSPGPEGWRLRQRHFEAVTSLTRSCRRFFPQGAAADIWSEFMSLLENPWHNSSFEGSGFVRLFLPTNPENQDFFSEKWINNCLELWDSIPNCQFWNSQWAAVLARVIKKCSSIDWESYLPMLFSRFLNMFEVPVANGSGSYPFSVDVPRNTRFLFPNRTMTPSKSIAQSIVYFLKPGSTAHEQFKKLVNLLEQYYHPSNGGRWTYSLERFLLHLVVAFQKRLQREQQNPDSLSKVCLGKPERIAFVEVVLKLIDRGQYSKNEHLSETVAAATSILSYVEPSLVLPFVASRFHLALETTTATHQLKTAMMSVAFAGRSILQSSMSTAKQELGGDMDDSVFLDLIGISLSNALLGMDANDPPKTLATMQLIGSIFSNMAVLDDSSDDISIMTMASFSEWLDEFLCRLIALLQHLEPNSVINEGLSSSATSGTFLVEDGPYYYCMLEILLGRLSGSLYSQALKKISKFVRTNILPGAIAEVGLLCCACVHSNPEEAVVQIVEPMILAVISSLKDTPVTGFGGKGSADTLGSNKKDKQTLSPALEAAIDYQLKVLSVTITYAGSSLLRYKDHFIEAISSAFNSSSWKVNGAGDHLLRSLLGSLILYYPMDQYKCLSRHPAAPALEEWISTKASSKDEQVAHSRWHVPTKEEIQFANELLDLHLQSALDDLLRICQSNIHSDAGDEKTHLKVTLLRIDSTLQGVLSCLPDFRPSPKHDMVEELPFFIAGASGSSVGSAEIRERTAETIHAACKYLLEKKSDDSILLVLIIRIMDALGNYGSLEYDEWYNHRQAWKLESAAIVEPPANFITEFHSKGKRRPRWALIDKAYMHNTWRSSQSSYHLFRTDGNFSPPASLTLLVDDLLTLCLHNYETVRVIAGKSLLKLLKRWPPLLSKCVRSLSENLRNPDAPENVVLGSCGILSSQSVLKHLTTDPKSFSSFLLGILSSSHHESMKSQKAIIELFVKYNIHFAGLSRNILRSLDSHVEGSTSGDLVSQISSMSFDSSSLHWRYNLMANRVLLLLAMSCRMDPAFSFKILNETAGHFLKNLKSQLPQTRILAISALNTLLKESPHKMQGKDQPPVSSQENANSSLDLALSQIFQEEGFFKETFESLSHIHITDTDSSSRGNHGSSSFQSMADKSITRFYFEFSASWPRTPSWISLLGSDIFYPSFARIFKRLAQECGVPVLLALKSPLDEFCNAKERPKQCVAAETLAGLLHSDVNGLQSEWDSWIMVQLQNVILGQSVESIPEWATCIRYAVTGKGKQGTKIPMMRQQILDCIVAPLPPTATTTVVSKRYAFLSAALIELSPPKMPVSEVKLHIALLDELIRNMSHSSAQIREAIGVILSVLCSNIRLRMSYQQKHPSEEGRTDVDSQLKEENWFKLISARASEAVTNIQQASISDSMDTSADVDMENAQSNGDSLDDVKWMETLFHFIISSFKSGRSSFLGDVIAGFLYPVISLQETSHKDLSTLAKAAFELLKWRVFPGSHLQKVIEVILSSADDSNWRIRSSTLTYLRTFMYRHTFILAHEEKQKIWKTVEKLLVDSQVEVREHAAAVLAGLMKGGDEDFAADFRDRSYAEANSIQRKRNRRKSSSTQSIAAVHGAVLGLVASVLSVPYDMPSWLPDHVTLLARFAGEPTPVKSTVTKAVAEFRRTHADTWNIQKDSFTEEQLEVLADTSSSSSYFA; translated from the exons ATGCATCTGTTCAATGGATGGCTACCGCCGCCTGTAGCGGAGGAGacgaagaaggagaaggagtcGTTCGCGCGAGTCGTGAGATGCGTCAAGGAGCTTCACCGACCTGATGATCCAGAGTCTGTTTACGCCACTCTCAAGTGGATCTCCGTTATCGAGCT CTATGTTAGAGCGAAAAGTGATTTGGCCGTGGAGGATGTTACTGAACTTGTGGAGATTGGCTTGCAGATTTTTCATTCGTCTCAGGATAAGTTGTATGCACAG GTTAGATGGGGTAATGTTTTAGTCAGGCTGATGAACAAATACCGTAAGAAGCTGTCTTTGAAAGTTGAGTGGAGGCCCTTGTATGATACCTTGATTCATGCACACTTCAGCAG GAGCCCGGGCCCTGAAGGTTGGAGGCTAAGACAACGACACTTCGAGGCTGTCACTTCTCTCACTCGTTCATGTAGGAGATTTTTTCCACAAGGGGCTGCGGCGGATATATGGTCTGAATTCAT GTCTCTTTTGGAAAATCCTTGGCATAATTCCTCGTTTGAGGGCTCTGGCTTTGTGAGATTATTCCTTCCCACAAACCCCGAAAATCAGGATTTCTTCTCCGA AAAATGGATCAACAACTGTTTAGAGCTCTGGGATTCAATACCAAATTGTCAATTTTGGAACAGTCAATGGGCAGCTGTGCTAGCTCGTGTGATAAAAAAATGCAGCTCTATCGACTGGGAGTCCTACTTGCCCATGCTTTTTAGTAGATTCTTGAATATGTTCGAG GTTCCTGTTGCAAATGGAAGTGGATCATATCCTTTTTCAGTTGATGTTCCCAGAAACACGAGGTTTCTGTTTCCTAATAGGACTATGACTCCATCAAAGTCAATTGCACAGTCTATC GTATACTTTCTGAAACCTGGAAGTACGGCACATGAGCAGTTCAAGAAACTTGTCAACCTTTTAGAACA GTATTATCATCCTTCTAATGGTGGCCGTTGGACTTATTCCTTGGAACGGTTTTTGCTCCACCTGGTAGTAGCATTCCAAAAGCGTTTACAGCGAGAGCAGCA GAATCCAGATAGTCTATCAAAGGTCTGTTTAGGAAAGCCGGAAAGGATAGCTTTTGTTGAGGTGGTGTTGAAGTTGATCGATCGTGGTCAATATAGCAAGAACGAACATCTTTCCGAGACCGTTGCTGCGGCCACATCCATTCTGTCTTATGTGGAACCCTCTTTGGTCCTTCCTTTTGTGGCGTCTCGGTTCCATTTGGCTTTGGAAACG ACGACTGCCACCCACCAGTTAAAAACTGCTATGATGTCTGTTGCATTTGCTGGCCGGTCAATCCTGCAGTCTTCCATGTCAACTGCTAAACAAGAGCTTGGTGGTGATATGGACGATAGTGTGTTTCTTGATCTTATTGGTATTTCTCTATCTAATGCATTGCTTGGAATGGATGCCAATGACCCCCCTAAAACCTTGGCAACTATGCAGCTGATTGGATCCATTTTTTCCAAT ATGGCCGTCTTGGATGATAGTTCTGATGACATATCAATCATGACTATGGCTTCCTTCTCTGAGTGGCTGGATGAATTTTTGTGCCGTTTGATCGCTTTGTTACAGCATTTGGAACCCAACAGTGTTAT AAATGAAGGCCTAAGTTCATCTGCAACATCTGGAACGTTTTTGGTTGAGGATGGTCCTTACTACTATTGCATGCTTGAAATCCTACTAGGAAGGCTGTCTGGTTCTCTATATAGTCAG GCATTGAAAAAGATATCAAAGTTTGTTCGGACAAATATCCTTCCTGGTGCAATTGCCGAGGTTGGGCTGCTTTGTTGTGCCTGTGTTCATTCGAACCCCGAAGAAGCAGTTGTTCAAATTGTTGAACCAATGATCCTCGCTGTTATATCTTCTCTGAAAGACACCCCTGTCACTGGGTTTGGAGGAAAAGGAAGTGCAGACACCCTTGGATCCAATAAG AAAGACAAACAGACACTTTCTCCAGCGCTTGAGGCAGCTATAGATTATCAGCTGAAAGTATTGTCAGTTACCATCACTTATGCAGGCAGCTCACTTCTTCGGTATAAAGATCATTTCATCGAAGCTATCTCTTCTGCATTTAATTCCTCATCTTGGAAG GTTAATGGAGCTGGGGATCATCTGCTTCGATCTCTCCTTGGAAGTCTTATTCTTTACTATCCTATGGATCAGTACAA ATGTTTGTCTCGTCACCCTGCTGCTCCTGCTTTGGAGGAATGGATAAGCACCAAAGCTTCTTCTAAGGATGAGCAGGTGGCGCATTCCAGGTGGCATGTTCCCACCAAAGAGGAAATTCAGTTTGCCAATGAGCTCTTAGACCTTCATCTTCAGTCAGCATTAGATGATCTTTTGAGAATTTGCCAATCAAACATTCACTCTGATGCAG GAGATGAAAAAACACACCTAAAAGTGACTCTTTTGCGCATAGATTCTACATTGCAAGGTGTTTTGTCTTGCCTCCCTGATTTCAGGCCATCACCTAAACACGATATGGTCGAAGAGCTGCCGTTCTTTATAGCTGGAGCATCAGGTTCCTCTGTTGGCAGTGCTGAAATACGAGAAAGAACTGCTGAGACCATCCATGCAGCCTGCAA ATACTTATTAGAGAAAAAATCAGATGACAGCATCTTGCTGGTATTAATAATCCGCATAATGGACGCTCTGGGAAACTATG GCAGTTTGGAGTATGATGAATGGTATAATCACAGGCAGGCTTGGAAACTGGAATCTGCTGCTATTGTGGAGCCCCCAGCGAACTTTATTACTGAGTTTCATTCTAAGGGCAAGAGAAG GCCTAGATGGGCGCTCATTGACAAGGCGTACATGCACAACACATGGAGATCATCACAATCGTCTTATCATCTGTTTCGTACAGATGGAAACTTCTCTCCACCAGCATCCTTGACACTTTTGGTTGATGATCTTTTGACCCTCTGCCTGCACAATTATGAAACTGTTCGAGT GATTGCTGGAAAATCTTTGTTGAAGCTGTTAAAGAGATGGCCGCCATTGCTTTCAAAGTGTGTTCGGTCCCTTAGTGAGAACTTGCGAAATCCTGATGCACCAGAGAATGTAGTCCTTGGTTCTTGTGGCATTCTCTCTTCACAGAGTGTTCTCAAGCATTTGACGACG GATCCAAAATCATTTTCCTCTTTTCTTCTTGGGATTCTTTCAAG TTCTCATCACGAATCTATGAAATCCCAAAAAGCAATTATTGAG CTTTTTGTCAAATATAACATTCACTTTGCGGGACTGTCTAGAAACATACTTCGCTCGTTGGATAGCCATGTTGAGGGCTCTACTTCCGGAGATCTTGTTTCTCAGATCAGCTCCATGAGTTTTGATTCTTCTAGCTTGCATTGGAG GTACAACTTGATGGCTAACAGAGTGCTCCTTCTGTTAGCTATGTCCTGTAGGATGGACCCAGCCTTCTCCTTCAAAATCCTTAATGAAACTGCTG GACACTTCTTGAAAAACTTAAAGAGTCAACTTCCTCAGACGAGAATACTAGCAATTTCAGCTTTAAATACGCTGCTTAAAGAATCACCTCATAAGATGCAAGGCAAGGATCAACCTCCTGTGTCTTCCCAAGAAAATGCCAACTCGTCCCTTGATTTAGCATTGAGCCAAATTTTCCAAGAGGAAGGATTCTTCAAGGAGACTTTCGAAAGTCTTTCTCATATTCATATCACTGACACTGATAGTTCCTCTAGAGGTAATCACGGAAGTTCATCCTTCCAGAGCATGGCGGACAAGTCAATCACTCGTTTCTATTTTGAATTTTCGGCTTCATGGCCCAGAACTCCTAGCTGGATATCTTTGTTAGGAAGTGATATATTCTACCCAAGTTTTGCTCGAATCTTCAAGCGTTTAGCACAGGAATGTGGAGTGCCTGTGTTGCTGGCACTTAAAAGTCCCTTAGATGAGTTTTGTAACGCCAAGGAGAGGCCAAAACAGTGTGTTGCTGCTGAAACATTAGCAGGTTTACTGCACTCTGATGTTAATGGTCTTCAAAGTGAGTGGGATAGCTGGATAATGGTTCAGTTGCAGAATGTTATTCTTGGCCAATCAGTAGAATCCATACCGGAGTGGGCTACTTGCATACGTTATGCTGTCACGGGGAAAGGGAAACAAGGAACGAAAATTCCTATGATGAGACAACAAATTTTAGACTGTATTGTGGCACCATTGCCACCAACTGCAACCACCACTGTTGTTTCAAAGCGGTATGCTTTTCTTTCGGCTGCATTGATAGAACTATCTCCACCAAAGATGCCTGTATCAGAAGTGAAGCTGCATATCGCGCTTCTTGATGAATTGATCCGTAATATGTCCCATTCCTCAGCACAA ATAAGGGAAGCTATCGGGGTAATTCTTTCAGTTTTATGCTCCAACATTCGGCTGCGGATGTCATATCAACAAAAACATCCATCTGAAGAAGGTAGAACAGATGTTGATAGCCAACTTAAGGAGGAAAATTGGTTCAAGTTGATTAGTGCAAGAGCGTCTGAAGCTGTTACGAACATTCAACAAGCTAGCATATCAGATAGTATGGACACTTCAGCAGATGTAGATATGGAAAATGCTCAGTCAAATGGCGATTCTCTAGATGATGTTAAATGGATGGAAACG CTCTTCCATTTCATCATCTCATCTTTCAAATCTGGGAGGTCTTCATTTCTAGGAGATGTAATTGCGGGATTCCTCTATCCGGTGATATCCTTACAG GAAACATCGCATAAAGATCTGTCCACATTAGCTAAGGCAGCCTTTGAGCTGCTGAAATGGCGGGTTTTCCCAGGATCTCATCTACAGAAAGTCATTGAAGTTATTCTTTCTTCTGCTGATGACTCTAACTGGCGGATAAGATCTTCAACCTTGACATATCTGAGAACGTTTATGTACAG GCATACTTTCATACTCGCCCATGAGGAGAAACAGAAGATATGGAAAACAGTGGAAAAGCTCCTTGTTGACAGCCAAGTAGAG GTACGAGAACATGCTGCAGCAGTTCTAGCAGGTCTAATGAAAGGAGGAGATGAAGATTTTGCTGCAGATTTTCGTGATAGATCCTATGCAGAGGCAAACTCGATCCAAAGGAAAAGAAACCGAAG GAAATCAAGTTCAACTCAGTCCATAGCGGCGGTGCATGGAGCCGTTCTTGGTTTGGTAGCTTCAGTTCTGTCTGTTCCTTATGACATGCCCAG CTGGTTACCGGATCATGTGACTTTACTGGCTCGTTTCGCTGGTGAACCTACGCCTGTGAAATCCACTGTGACTAAAGCTGTGGCCGAGTTCCGGCGAACCCATGCAGATACATGGAACATCCAAAAAGACTCCTTCACTGAAGAACAACTTGAG GTCTTGGCCGACACATCATCCTCGTCATCGTACTTTGCTTGA